The following are encoded in a window of Parambassis ranga chromosome 15, fParRan2.1, whole genome shotgun sequence genomic DNA:
- the lrrc73 gene encoding leucine-rich repeat-containing protein 73: protein MLPASIQITGELLSAAEVQDICESLKEDGVRLLSVRGCQLSDRDFGRVCRSVAESRSLAQLNLNLGVVSGISRTRHLADALKANRSLQTLFLHGSPLLDAGLVTLNTALSTHPALVCLDLGDCMLGDEALGLICGMLPPDGAKSGLRELTLSANPGISSQGWARLAIAVAHSSQLRVLNLDYNPLGDPIAGMLAVAVASSRTLEVLDLEGTGLTNQSAQVFLDMVENYPTSLRVLVLAENDISPELQQQICDLLSEGEDDDDRDAPPLPSGPASSGALQPVRDKYQPSAWLPHSNSGPPDDLADVRSR from the exons ATGCTGCCCGCCTCCATCCAGATCACAGGCGAGCTGCTGTCTGCGGCCGAAGTCCAGGACATCTGTGAGAGTCTGAAGGAGGACGGCGTGCGGCTGTTGTCCGTTCGAGGCTGTCAGCTGTCGGACCGAGACTTCGGACGTGTCTGCCGCAGCGTCGCTGAGTCGCGCTCGCTCGCCCAGCTCAACCTCAACCTGGGGGTGGTGTCCGGCATCAGCCGCACGCGACATCTGGCCGACGCCCTGAAGGCCAACCGCTCGTTGCAAACGCTGTT TCTCCACGGCAGCCCCCTGCTGGATGCTGGCCTGGTGACACTGAACACCGCGCTGTCCACCCACCCAGCGCTGGTCTGTCTGGACCTGGGAGACTGCATGCTGGGAGACGAGGCCCTCGGCCTCATCTGCGGGATGCTGCCGCCCGATGGAGCAAAGTCAG gtctGAGGGAGCTCACCCTGAGTGCTAACCCAGGAATCAGCTCCCAGGGCTGGGCTCGGCTCGCCATCGCTGTGGCTCACAGCTCCCAGCTGCGAGTCCTCAACCTGGACTACAACCCTCTGG GTGATCCGATCGCAGGAATGCTGGCGGTTGCCGTGGCGTCCAGCAGGACTCTGGAGGTGTTGGACTTGGAAGGGACTGGACTGACCAACCAGTCTGCGCAG GTGTTCCTGGACATGGTGGAGAACTACCCGACCAGCCTGCGGGTTCTGGTTCTGGCGGAGAATGACATCagtccagagctgcagcagcagatctgtgacctgctgtctgAAGGAGAGGATGACGACGACAGGGACGCCCCACCCCTGCCGTCAGGCCCCGCCTCCAGCGGAGCACTACAGCCAGTCAGAGACAAGTACCAGCCGTCCGCCTGGCTCCCTCACAGCA ACTCCGGCCCCCCCGATGATCTTGCTGACGTCAGGTCTAGGTGA
- the dlk2 gene encoding protein delta homolog 2: protein MFRADMLAILLLSCIIAVPPCTGQGSDCSCNVTNSRCDDFGVCRCDPGWDGERCDRCVPTPGCVHGSCQQPWQCSCEPGWGGRFCDKDLNMCLLQEPCLNGATCAMEDSGDFHCLCPEGFHGNICQQRVGPCHQRRSPCKNGGLCEDADGFATELTCRCLAGFTGRHCETDVDDCLMKPCANGATCLDGINRFSCVCPPGFTGRFCTINLDDCGSRPCLNGGRCLDRIRGFHCVCQPGFTGTTCEMPLRQHNAHEPGRATLGWEGGGGGGKSTGSSGNSSRHGDRVLKVTVNERGAAGVSELQLIALLVLAGMTVGAVLLTATLIVQGHCRKCDHAPCCVTLTSSFSQGGQTSSREVRRGEQACQIGILHTAEAEKKKMNSEVV from the exons ATGTTCCGAGCCGACATGTTGGCCATCCTGCTGCTCAGCTGCATCATCGCCGTCCCACCCTGCACAGGTCAAG GAAGTGACTGCAGCTGTAACGTCACCAACAGCCGCTGCGACGACTTTGGAGTCTGCAG GTGCGACCCCGGCTGGGACGGCGAGCGGTGCGACCGCTGCGTGCCAACGCCCGGCTGCGTGCACGGTTCCTGTCAGCAGCCATGGCAGTGCAGCTGTGAGCCGGGCTGGGGGGGGCGCTTCTGTGACAAAG ACCTGAACATGTGCTTGCTACAAGAGCCGTGTCTAAACGGCGCCACCTGTGCCATGGAGGACAGCGGCGACTTCCACTGTCTGTGTCCTGAGGGTTTCCACGGAAACATCTGCCAGCAGAGAGTGGGACCATGTCACCAGAGGAG GTCTCCATGTAAAAATGGCGGCCTGTGTGAGGATGCTGATGGTTTTGCTACAGAGCTGACGTGTCGCTGCCTGGCCGGCTTCACGGGGCGCCACTGTGAGACCGACGTGGACGACTGTCTGATGAAGCCATGTGCCAACGGTGCCACCTGCCTGGATGGCATCAACCGCTTCTCCTGCGTCTGCCCGCCTGGCTTCACTGGCCGTTTCTGCACCATCAACCTGGACGACTGCGGCAGCCGGCCGTGCCTGAACGGCGGCCGCTGTCTTGACCGCATCAGAGGCTTCCACTGCGTCTGCCAGCCGGGCTTCACTGGAACCACCTGCGAGATGCCACTGAGGCAACACAATGCCCACGAGCCTGGCAGGGCAACCCTGGGGTGGGAGGGAGGTGGCGGCGGGGGGAAGAGCACCGGCAGCAGCGGTAACAGCAGTCGTCATGGCGACAGGGTGCTGAAGGTGACGGTGAACGAGCGCGGTGCTGCCGGggtgtcagagctgcagctcatcGCCCTGCTGGTGCTGGCAGGGATGACGGTGGGAGCGGTGCTACTGACCGCCACCCTCATAGTGCAGGGTCACTGCAGGAAGTGTGACCACGCCCCCTGCTGCGTCACGCTGACATCATCATTCTCACAGGGAGGGCAGACAAGCAGCCGGGAAGTCCGACGTGGTGAGCAGGCGTGTCAGATCGGCATTCTGCACACAGCggaagcagagaagaagaaaatgaacagCGAGGTCGTATAG